From Oryza sativa Japonica Group chromosome 4, ASM3414082v1, one genomic window encodes:
- the LOC9267350 gene encoding 23 kDa jasmonate-induced protein produces the protein MANCFGDVVDNYKLDEMERYVGKAKRQEDRAREAMNLVNEDGKDKKAASYVQGVKDWYGNGESTLCLVYNATGATLRHVADHDWWGFIGRTPYPTEIGNGQWAAFHHVHKSGDSSGSEAAVVYRGTNADGVERDLLVAWSTPWSSFYRNKAYCAVGGVDSFQGDWEQLYDKVNNAAYTCNADSDGFKIDASTATGDSPVFTATIKIHFSQ, from the exons atgGCGAACTGCTTCGGCGATGTTGTGGACAACTACAAGCTGGACGAGATGGAGAGGTACGTGGGGAAGGCCAAGAGGCAGGAGGACCGTGCACGGGAGGCCATGAACCTGGTGAACGAGGACGGCAAGGACAAGAAGGCGGCCAGCTACGTGCAGGGCGTCAAGGACTGGTACGGCAACGGCGAGTCGACGCTGTGCCTCGTCTACAACGCCACCGGCGCCACCCTCCGCCACGTCGCCGACCACGACTGGTGGGGCTTCATCGGCCGCACCCCGTACCCCACCGAGATCGGCAACGGCCAGTGGGCGGCGTTCCACCACGTCCACAAGTCCGGCGACTCCTCCGGATCCGAGGCCGCCGTCGTGTACCGCGGCACCAACGCCGACGGCGTCGAGCGCGACCTGCTCGTCGCCTGGAGCACGCCATGGAGCTCTTTCTACCGGAACAAG GCCTACTGCGCTGTTGGAGGTGTGGACAGCTTCCAAGGTGACTGGGAGCAATTGTACGACAAGGTGAATAACGCAGCTTACACATGCAATGCCGACTCGGATGGGTTCAAGATAGATGCCAGTACTGCTACCGGTGACAGCCCCGTCTTCACGGCGACCATCAAAATCCATTTCAGtcaatga